From Bacillus sp. Bos-x628, the proteins below share one genomic window:
- the racE gene encoding glutamate racemase → MKEKEFQSKPLLTKREREVFELLVQDKTTKEIASELFISEKTVRNHISNALDQPIGVIDSGVGGLTVAKEIMRQLPKEKIIYVGDTKRCPYGPRKEEEVRQYTWEMAHYLLRHHHIKMLVIACNTATAIALDEIKATLDIPVIGVIQPGARTAIKVTNNQHIGVIGTVNTIKSEAYKEALLSLKADLTVQSLACPMLVPFVESGTFLDHTADEVVKASLGPIKETEIDTLILGCTHYPILKDAIQRFMGSGVNIISSGDETAREASTILSYKGLLNATQEAPLHTFYTTGDQHNFQNIARDWFGYLPGKVETVSLEQSVSTITRFY, encoded by the coding sequence TTGAAAGAGAAAGAGTTTCAATCCAAGCCGCTATTAACCAAAAGAGAAAGAGAAGTATTTGAATTGCTCGTCCAAGATAAAACAACAAAAGAAATTGCAAGCGAGCTTTTTATTAGTGAAAAGACTGTTCGAAATCATATTTCGAATGCTTTGGATCAACCAATCGGTGTCATTGATTCCGGCGTTGGCGGGTTAACCGTTGCGAAGGAAATCATGAGACAACTGCCAAAAGAAAAAATCATTTATGTGGGCGATACAAAAAGATGCCCGTATGGTCCTCGTAAAGAAGAAGAAGTCCGTCAATACACATGGGAAATGGCTCATTACTTATTGAGGCATCATCATATTAAAATGCTCGTCATTGCTTGCAACACAGCAACGGCCATTGCTCTTGATGAAATCAAAGCGACGCTAGATATCCCAGTCATTGGCGTCATCCAGCCCGGAGCCCGTACAGCGATTAAGGTGACAAACAATCAGCACATTGGTGTGATTGGTACAGTCAATACGATTAAAAGCGAGGCTTACAAAGAAGCACTGCTTTCCCTTAAAGCAGATCTGACGGTGCAAAGTTTAGCGTGCCCGATGCTTGTTCCATTCGTCGAAAGCGGTACGTTTTTAGACCATACAGCAGATGAAGTGGTGAAAGCATCTCTTGGACCTATAAAAGAAACGGAGATTGATACACTGATTCTCGGCTGTACGCACTACCCGATTTTAAAGGATGCGATTCAGCGTTTTATGGGCAGTGGTGTGAACATTATTTCATCAGGGGATGAAACAGCGAGAGAGGCGAGTACAATTCTTTCATATAAAGGGTTGTTAAACGCTACTCAAGAAGCACCCCTTCATACATTTTACACAACAGGCGATCAGCACAACTTTCAGAACATCGCTCGTGATTGGTTTGGCTATTTACCAGGAAAAGTCGAAACTGTTTCACTTGAGCAAAGTGTATCAACCATAACCCGCTTCTATTGA
- a CDS encoding GerMN domain-containing protein, with protein MLKKGSIVTVTCIVSAMLLSGCGLFQTDQAKTEIDPPQNVTYVKENKKDKQTVKEGKEEKKADTVMRELYLIDKDGYVVSQSIPLPKNKGSAKQTLEYLVEGGPISNLLPNGFRAVLPADTSVSVDIKDGTAIVDFSNEFKNYKKEDEQRILQSVTWTLTQFDSIAKVKLKMNGHELKEMPVNGTPISEDLSREDGINIQHEAVADMTATKPVTVYYLSESDDQTYYVPVTTRSPKKDEDPITAAIDELVSGPSKTSNLLTDFNQDVKLVTPPKVKDGHVTLDFNESIFGSADEKKKVISQKVLNSIVLTLTEMPDVKSVSVKVNGKAELVNEKGAELTKPVTRPEQVNTGSF; from the coding sequence ATGCTGAAAAAGGGATCTATAGTAACTGTCACGTGTATCGTGTCAGCCATGCTTTTATCAGGATGCGGGTTATTTCAAACCGATCAAGCAAAGACGGAAATCGATCCACCGCAAAACGTGACATATGTGAAAGAGAATAAAAAAGACAAACAAACAGTTAAAGAAGGAAAAGAAGAGAAGAAAGCGGATACCGTCATGAGAGAATTATATTTAATTGATAAAGACGGTTATGTCGTTTCTCAATCTATCCCGCTCCCAAAGAACAAAGGAAGTGCGAAGCAAACGCTTGAATATCTTGTAGAAGGTGGTCCAATTTCGAATCTGTTGCCAAACGGATTTAGAGCGGTTCTACCTGCTGATACAAGTGTCTCAGTCGACATTAAAGATGGCACAGCGATCGTTGATTTTTCAAATGAATTCAAGAATTATAAAAAAGAGGATGAACAGCGCATTCTGCAATCCGTTACATGGACATTAACCCAGTTTGATTCAATTGCAAAAGTGAAATTAAAGATGAATGGGCATGAGTTGAAAGAAATGCCTGTGAACGGAACACCGATCTCAGAAGATTTAAGCAGAGAGGACGGCATTAATATCCAGCATGAAGCCGTTGCAGATATGACAGCAACAAAGCCTGTCACAGTCTACTATTTATCTGAATCAGATGATCAGACATACTATGTGCCAGTAACCACAAGATCACCAAAAAAGGATGAAGATCCAATCACTGCTGCCATTGATGAACTCGTCTCTGGGCCAAGTAAAACAAGCAATCTTCTCACTGACTTTAATCAAGATGTCAAGCTTGTTACCCCACCAAAAGTAAAAGACGGCCATGTCACGCTTGATTTCAATGAGTCTATTTTTGGCAGTGCAGATGAAAAGAAAAAGGTCATTTCACAAAAAGTTCTCAACAGCATTGTGCTCACATTAACAGAGATGCCTGATGTCAAAAGCGTATCTGTGAAAGTAAATGGAAAGGCAGAGCTTGTCAACGAAAAGGGAGCAGAGCTTACAAAGCCGGTTACAAGACCAGAACAAGTGAATACAGGTAGTTTTTAA
- the rph gene encoding ribonuclease PH, translated as MRLDERQYDELRKVEIEAGYITHPEGSVLISAGNTKVICNASIEDRVPPFLRGEGKGWITAEYSMLPRATTQRTIRESSKGKVTGRTMEIQRLIGRALRAVVDLEKLGERTIWIDCDVIQADGGTRTASITGAFVAMTLAIQKLRMEGTIKENPITDYLAAISVGIDSEHGLLLDLNYEEDSSAEVDMNVIMTGAGRFVELQGTGEEATFSREQLNGLLDLAEKGIKELIEKQKAVTGDVIESRGG; from the coding sequence ATGAGATTGGATGAAAGACAATATGACGAATTAAGAAAAGTTGAAATAGAGGCAGGCTACATTACGCACCCAGAAGGCTCTGTCTTAATCTCTGCGGGAAATACAAAGGTCATCTGCAACGCATCTATCGAAGACCGCGTACCTCCTTTTTTAAGAGGGGAAGGAAAAGGCTGGATCACTGCGGAATATAGCATGCTTCCAAGAGCAACAACTCAAAGAACAATAAGAGAATCCTCAAAAGGAAAAGTAACAGGACGTACAATGGAAATCCAGCGCTTGATTGGACGAGCACTCCGCGCAGTCGTTGATTTAGAAAAGCTCGGCGAACGGACCATTTGGATTGATTGTGATGTCATCCAAGCTGACGGCGGAACACGTACTGCCTCAATTACAGGTGCTTTTGTCGCCATGACACTTGCGATTCAAAAACTTCGCATGGAAGGCACAATCAAAGAAAATCCCATCACAGATTATTTAGCTGCGATATCTGTCGGAATTGATTCTGAGCACGGACTTCTGTTAGATTTAAATTATGAGGAAGATTCTTCGGCGGAAGTGGATATGAATGTCATCATGACAGGCGCTGGACGCTTTGTTGAACTTCAAGGTACAGGCGAAGAAGCCACTTTTTCAAGAGAGCAACTGAACGGTTTGCTTGATTTAGCCGAAAAAGGCATCAAAGAATTAATTGAAAAGCAAAAGGCAGTCACAGGAGATGTCATCGAAAGCAGAGGGGGTTGA
- a CDS encoding XTP/dITP diphosphatase, whose translation MISMKTAIIATHNPGKAKEFKAILEPKGFTVKTLADIGFTEDIEETGQTFEENAIIKAEAIQAKAGEMVIADDSGLSIDYLGGKPGVYSARYAGEHKDDAENINKVLSELKGIEKEDRTARFRCALAVSIPGKETQTVEGSVEGFIAEEPVGDNGFGYDPIFIVKDKGKTMAELSPEEKNKISHRAVALQKLSSLLDANE comes from the coding sequence TTGATTAGCATGAAAACAGCCATCATCGCAACACATAATCCGGGAAAAGCAAAAGAATTCAAAGCCATTCTTGAGCCAAAGGGATTTACGGTCAAAACACTAGCAGACATTGGATTCACCGAAGACATAGAAGAAACAGGACAAACCTTTGAAGAGAATGCGATCATTAAAGCAGAGGCGATACAGGCTAAAGCCGGTGAGATGGTCATAGCAGATGATTCTGGCCTATCCATTGATTACCTTGGCGGAAAACCCGGCGTCTATTCAGCTAGGTACGCCGGTGAGCATAAAGACGACGCTGAGAATATAAACAAAGTGCTTAGCGAGCTAAAAGGAATTGAGAAAGAAGACCGTACAGCCAGATTCAGATGTGCGCTGGCTGTCAGCATACCGGGAAAAGAAACTCAAACCGTAGAAGGATCAGTTGAAGGCTTCATCGCAGAAGAACCGGTTGGAGATAACGGCTTCGGATACGACCCGATTTTCATCGTCAAAGATAAAGGCAAGACGATGGCAGAATTATCACCAGAAGAGAAAAACAAAATCAGCCATCGAGCGGTTGCGCTTCAAAAGCTTTCATCACTACTAGACGCAAATGAATAG
- a CDS encoding metallophosphoesterase, whose product MKILMISDSHGLTDELQTVAKRHADEVDMMIHCGDSELETNHPALEGYKVVKGNCDFLGDFEEELLLPLDGGRKLFLTHGHLHGIKQSLLQVYYRAEELGANIICFGHSHIPGSELLRGKLFINPGSIHLPRVRKERSYAILTLDEKTAHVQFYTDEGHLLPDLENTVTLEGIS is encoded by the coding sequence ATGAAGATACTCATGATTAGTGACAGTCATGGACTAACAGATGAACTTCAAACCGTTGCCAAACGGCATGCTGATGAGGTCGACATGATGATTCACTGCGGAGATTCTGAACTAGAAACGAATCATCCAGCACTCGAAGGCTACAAAGTGGTCAAAGGAAACTGTGACTTTTTAGGCGATTTTGAAGAAGAACTCCTTCTTCCATTAGATGGGGGAAGGAAACTATTTCTCACTCATGGACATCTGCATGGCATCAAACAATCCTTGCTTCAAGTCTATTACCGTGCAGAAGAGCTAGGCGCAAATATCATATGCTTCGGCCACTCTCACATTCCAGGCAGCGAGCTTTTGAGGGGAAAATTGTTCATCAACCCAGGCAGCATCCACTTGCCAAGAGTGCGAAAAGAGCGCAGCTATGCTATACTGACACTAGATGAAAAAACAGCGCACGTACAATTTTACACAGACGAAGGTCATCTCTTGCCAGACCTCGAAAACACCGTCACATTGGAAGGCATTTCATAA